The nucleotide sequence GTCATTGTTTGGGAGTGTGAAACGTCGTGGAATGGTCAAAAAGAGCTTCTCTCCTTGCGCAATCGGCTTCGCCGTCGGTGGTTGGTAAGTGCATGACCGAGAAATTTCCTCCATCCGTGGGCCCCTACCTTTAATCGACCCCCACGCGTCGGTTTCCGGTTGGATTCCGCTTCGGAATCCATCGCCGGCCTGATAAAGGAGGCTGGAGGCAGACGAACCTTCGCGATTTTTCCCCAGATCTGATTTAGGCTCCAGCGGCGATCCATGGAGGTGAAGCATCGCGCGGCGCGATCGCTCGTCCACCGCCTCGCCTCCGCCCCTGTCCGGTCAGGCGCCTTCGCTGAAGCCGCCGCCGAAATCCGACGACTCTCAAAGGACGACCCTGAGATGCGATCGCCCCTCGCTGAGTCTGGCGCGGTCCCGCTCCTCGGGTCCGCGCTCCTTGAGTTTGACTCCTCGGCGGCCGAGGCCCAGGAGAACGCCTCCGCCGCGCTGCTCAACCTCTCGATCTCCGCCCGCGAGGCTGTGATGTCCACCCCTGGCATCCTCGACGCCCTCGCCGCCGCCCTTCGCCTCCCCTGCCCTTCCACCGCACAGAACGCTGCCGCCACCGTCTACAGCCTCCTCTCCGTTGACGAGTACCGGCCCATCATCGGGTCCAAGCGGTCGGTCATCGCGGCCCTCTTGGATCTCTTCCGCGGCCTCGGGGTCACGCCGACCCGGTCCATCAAGGACGCACTCAAGGCGATCTTCCTCCTCGCTCTCTACCCGCTCAATCGCGCCACTCTCGTCGAGATGGGCGCCGTCCCGCCGCTCTTCGCGCTGGTGGTGAAGGACGGGCGGCGCGGGGTTGTGGAGGACGCTACCGCGGTGATCTCCCAGGTGGCCGGATGCTACGAGAGTGTGGAGGCGTTCCGGAGGGTGGCCGGCGTCGCCATACTGGTGGAGTTGGTGGACGCGGCGACGGGGGCGAGCGGGAGGGCTAGGGAGAACGCGGCGGCTGCGCTGCTGAACCTGGTGATGAGCGGCGGGGACAAGGCGGTGGGCGACATCATGGAGTCGGAGGGGGCGGAATCGCTGGTGCGTGAACTCGCCGAGGGCGTCGGCGGCGAGGTCAGCGCTAGGGGGAAAAGCAAGGCGGCGGACCTGCTCCGTGTCCTTCAGCGCTCGCGCGGCAGCCACCTGGTGCACGGCCTTCAGGAGGACACCGAGACCAGCACCGACTCAGCGCCGCAATCGCtgctcttctcttcctcctcctacaGTAATTCCTCATTCCATAGCTCAATTAATTAACTGATTTAGCTGCGTTTCTGCGAttttgttcttgtgtttgttaaTGTAGCTGTTCTTCGTGCACCAAATAGTAAGGAAACTAATTATATAAACAAAACAGAACTTTGCAAATTGGTAGGTTATGAATGTAAATATAATGTAACACAATTGATATTGAATATATAGCAGCCACTCAGGCATTGATAACTTGTTGCAATCAGTTCTTGTTACCGAGAAATATTCATCATTGGATAAATCTTATTTCTTTGTTAAGCTTTTTTTGTTACATTGAGTAATATTTTCTTGCTCTATTGTTTACACCCTTTACTATAGATTTTCTCTTGAGTGCCCGCTTATAATCAGATTTAAGTGAAGTCTGTGATAATTGTGCCTGTTACGTTTCAAATAAAACTTTCAGTCTCATAATATTAGGGAATTCCTGACCATTTAATCTCAAGTTGTTTTCCGATTGCTGGTGTGTGATCTTGAAGTGGAGCTTTATGCAGAAGGGTCTTTGAAGTTTGGCATCAGTAGAGTTGAATTCAATGAATGAGGTATAACTTTGAAAATGGATTCTTTATTTCATAGAGTTTTGTGATCCCAAACAAGAACTGGCAGACATCCATAGACCATAGTGTGCGTTCTTGATCGTTAACAATCTTGAGACCCATGATGAGAAGTAGATAACGTAGGGGTTCTTGATTGTGGACCTGGCATTCACAATAATATTGTAAATTATAGTAAAATCGAATGCACACTTGTTTGATCTTTTTTAATGTAAAAGAGTGTCGTTCTTTCATCTTTGTCTTATCCATTTCACCACGCTATCTTTCCATAAGAGTCCGAATCCCATTGGCCGACCTCGACTACACGACCGAACCCTACTCACCTCCTTATCCTGCACCGTCACCTCGTGATCCGTGCATACCACATCACGATGGATCATATTCATCGGCACAGGTTAGTTTTCCTACTCTCGAGGTGCAGCGTAACACTGATACCTTTTATTAAGGCGTCTGATGGGACTCCGCCAGTCACCCTCTTCGCCGGTCCGACTTGCCCATGGCCGGTTCATCGCGCGCTCCCGGCGTCATGATCGGCCTCTCCCAGCCCGCCTCCGACGGCGACGACGACGATGTCACGTCATGGCCGCGGGCGGTGGCCCCGGACGAGACCTCCCCCGGGTCGTCCGCCGTTCGGAAGCCCCGAGGTCGCCCTCCGGGCTCAAAGAATAAGCCCAAGCAGCCGATGGCGGTCTCCAGGGGCAGAGCGTCGCCCTTGCACCCCGTGGTCCTCCAGTTCGACGGCGGCTTCGACATCGTCTCCGGCTTGTCCGATTACGTCCGCCGCAACCGCGTGGGCGTCTCCGTCCTCAGCGCCTCCGGCGTCGTGTCCGGCGTCTCGCTGCGCCATGCTTCGGTAGCGGTAGCCCACGGCCTCCAGGCCGTCTTCACCCTGCAGGGGCGCTTCGACATACTCTCCCTCTCCGGCACGCTGTTCCCTCCGTCGGCCACGGCGTTCCCTCCAGGGCATTTCTTCTCCGGCACGCTATTCCCTCCGGGAGTGCCGCAGCCTCCGCCGCTGACGGTTTCGCTGGCAAGTTCTCGCGGGCAGGTGATCGCCGGGGCCATGATGGGATCGATGTCGGCGGCGGGACCCGTACTCATTATGGCTGCCACATTCTCCAACCCGGAGTTCCTCCGGCTCCCCATCTCCGACGACGACAACGAGGCGGCAGTCGTGGACGACGACGACAGCGGCGCAGATCCAGTGACTCCCCTGGCAACGTCTTTGCCCTCCAACCTTCCCGATCTCAACGCCTTACCCGTACGACTATCTCGCAACAGCATCGTCTCCCTGGCTCAACCCTCCTCCGTCCGGCCTCCGCCGCACGCCCACCCTCCGCCGCCCCGTTATTAACTCCATCAGATATCACCACCGACTGTAAAAATAGAACGACTCCTCTCCTTAATTTCTTGGGAACAACTGCCGTTTCCCAAGATTTTGTTTCTTTCTTCAGttcattcttttctttcttttcctctttctCATGCAGCAAATGCATGCATGACCAGCTTCTTACGTTGTGGATATAATTGCATGCAGGCAGGCAGACCATTGTGATCCGTATTGTTTTGGCTTGGCAAATGATCTGATTCGTTTTTTTCTCTGCTACTTTCAATTGGTCAAAGGGATCAAGATTTTAATTCTTTCATTCTTTCATTCAATAGTTGTTGTGGATGGCACTTTCATGAGTTAATATGCATTTAGTTTATAAAGATAACTATGTTAGTCTACGGTAACAATACCTCATTAGGGTTATAGTTGCACTAGTTTTATGTTTTAAGGGGTATCGTGAAACATAGAACCATTAGTTCTATGTTATTAGGGTTGTAATTGCAGTAGTTCTATGTTCCAAGGGGTATCTTATCCGGTAGTTTGAAATAAGAAATGTCATCTAAAAGGTGTATTTGTACCAATTTTATGAATTAGTATTTCGTCTACTAGTCATTAGGGTTATAGTTGCATTAGTTCTACTTAATTTGTGAAAAATCTTAAACGCGATATCTAGTTAAAAAGCCGTATTCTTATGATAAAAGGCACTCTTACTTATACAATGAATAACATGAGCCCCCTGAAATTGGGTTCAACATGTGATAATTAAAATTAAGAAGGGGGTCAATTTTCGTGTCGTATCGATGTCATGTTGAAATAAATTCAGTGTCACCGTCGAGTGCTATGGTCAATCAGACCAAAAGGTCGATTGGATATGCTAGACATATCACTTGACTGGATCGAACTATATATTCATGTATAGCGGTCGAGTGCAAAATAAACTCCCGACATACAATCTCATCAGACATATTATTCGAGTGGATGTCGAATCCCTAACATAAACCCGATCGGCTCAAAGGCCGGTCGGACCTTAGGGGTTTAGCTCCTCACTTCTCCAAACGTAAGGCTCTCAATTTACATCCGTCCGACCCCAACGTTGGTCGAATTTACAcggctcagctccccacttctccaaATGCAAGGCTCTCAACTTATATCGGTTTGGCCTCAGATCCGGTTGGACCTCCAGGGCTCAGCTTCCCACTCATGGGCATGACCCTTAGTTTACATCCGCTCCACCCCAGGATCGATTGGACATCTGGAGCCCAGTTTCCCACATAAGCATGATTCCTAGTCTACAGTCAGCCGGCTCAGAGCCGGTCGGACTCTCTCTATGAGACAAAattgtcagagaatcgtaacaacctATCAGGGAATATGTTATTACTCTAACATATGCATGTAATGGAACCTTCCTCCGCCTATAGGAAGGTTGTCGTACATATTTCACCGTCCGACATACTCTGACACCAGACATTCTCTGCCACCTCATTAATGTGGACGTTGTGAGAGGCAGTATAAAAAAGGGGTATCTCTGTTAGCCAGGTACGCACATGAATGCATACGCATCCGCACTCATGCACATTTACACTGTTGTACTACTGTTCATCGTCTTCTCCATTTCGCTCGGCTATtattttgacttgagcgtcgcagTACCTGTGCGGGTGACTCCTTCCCTGGTTGTCACTCTAACGTCCCCGTTGGTTCTGTTTGTGATGTGCGCAGGTCCGCAATTCTTACCTCCAGGATCGCTTACTATCATTTTCTTCAAGTTCAGAGTCTTCTCTTGATTAACATACAAGCCACCTCGACACCGTCCTATAGCTAATGTTGTAGGTCCTCGGTTGGTCGATAAAaggaggtgaattgccctgaaaaagcAAACAAATGCTTGATTAAGACAACCACTTTATTAGAATAAACtaaaatgcataaattaaaagaagctaccgatttttacttagttacaaccggggaggttgttaatccaagatgttgaaaacactaatcaaattctccttttgtcgtaggcggagaaacctcttacaagcgttggaagcaCAGAACTTGAAAATAGAGTTGTAGTTCGAAGTACAGAAAGTGTTATTCTGAATTATTGAAACTAGGGTTCTATGTATAGCCTGTTGGTCTAATATGACCATTTGTTGACGTGGTAGCTTCGGGCGTTTgtgtgtggataaaactttatccacgttgCAATTGCTTGCAACGACAGGTGTTGATAAAACATATCTGGTATGGGCACCTAGAGTAGCTCTGGGTGCCCTGATCGCCTTCGACAAGGGCACGTCGAGGAGGCGCCTTGGGCGCCCAGGGCGGTCCAGATGCCCAGACTAATTCGTGTAGGACCGTAAATATGTTAGaagaggggtgaatagcatttttcactttttttGGAAATCAAGAGTACGCAACGGAAAAGAATAGAGATGAAAAATGAATGCTAACATAggtggttttacttagttcggagtttTCGATGACTCCTAATTTAAGGTCtgcactcattgagtgcttttgttggacaATCATTATAATCATGAAGCAATTACAAAATTTAAGTACAATTGCAAGAattaaattataccaacaatacaACTTTGAAAACTTGAGCGCAGGTTGTCGGTGCAACTTTTAGGTATCCCGGAGACTTTTTCGGAGTAGTGCATGGGTACGAAAGTTGTAGCAATTAATGTTCTAAAGCTACTAGTCGAAGACCTTTATATAGGCCTATTGCGGGCGCCTAGAGTCCCTCCTGGACGCTTGGACCGTGCTGACGTGGtgagctctcgtcgaaacttgatCCATCAAATTTATCCActttcgggcacccggaccctcTTTGGGAGCCTGGACCGTTAacg is from Zingiber officinale cultivar Zhangliang chromosome 7B, Zo_v1.1, whole genome shotgun sequence and encodes:
- the LOC122004384 gene encoding protein spotted leaf 11-like, with product MEVKHRAARSLVHRLASAPVRSGAFAEAAAEIRRLSKDDPEMRSPLAESGAVPLLGSALLEFDSSAAEAQENASAALLNLSISAREAVMSTPGILDALAAALRLPCPSTAQNAAATVYSLLSVDEYRPIIGSKRSVIAALLDLFRGLGVTPTRSIKDALKAIFLLALYPLNRATLVEMGAVPPLFALVVKDGRRGVVEDATAVISQVAGCYESVEAFRRVAGVAILVELVDAATGASGRARENAAAALLNLVMSGGDKAVGDIMESEGAESLVRELAEGVGGEVSARGKSKAADLLRVLQRSRGSHLVHGLQEDTETSTDSAPQSLLFSSSSYTVLRAPNSKETNYINKTELCKLSHNIREFLTI
- the LOC122004385 gene encoding AT-hook motif nuclear-localized protein 23-like, with product MAGSSRAPGVMIGLSQPASDGDDDDVTSWPRAVAPDETSPGSSAVRKPRGRPPGSKNKPKQPMAVSRGRASPLHPVVLQFDGGFDIVSGLSDYVRRNRVGVSVLSASGVVSGVSLRHASVAVAHGLQAVFTLQGRFDILSLSGTLFPPSATAFPPGHFFSGTLFPPGVPQPPPLTVSLASSRGQVIAGAMMGSMSAAGPVLIMAATFSNPEFLRLPISDDDNEAAVVDDDDSGADPVTPLATSLPSNLPDLNALPVRLSRNSIVSLAQPSSVRPPPHAHPPPPRY